One window from the genome of Cryptococcus tetragattii IND107 chromosome 2, whole genome shotgun sequence encodes:
- a CDS encoding glutamine synthetase encodes MSQLIATKRVDLLAPYLALDQGSRVQAEYIWIDGDGGIRSKTMTLENSPSSVADLKEWNFDGSSTNQAPGDNSDVFLRPVAIFKDPFRGGANILVLCECYDNDGTPNKSNYRAHCKKVMDAAKDTEPWFGLEQEYTLFDADGQVFGWPKNGFPGPQGPYYCGVGAGKVFARDFIEAHYRACLYAGVKISGINAEVMPSQWEFQVGPCPGIEMGDHLWMARFLLLRIGEEWGITPSLHPKPLKGDWNGAGCHSNYSTKDMRTPGKGMAAIEDAIKRLEKKHLEHIAVYGEDNDLRLTGKHETASMTTFSAGVANRGASIRIPRHVGAQGYGYIEDRRPASNVDPYRVTAILVETTVLNN; translated from the exons ATGTCTCAACTGATTGCCACCAAGCGAgttgatcttcttgctccCTACCTCGCCCTTGACCAGGGTTCTCGTGTTCAAGCCGAGT ATATCTGGATCGACGGTGATGGAGGCATCCGAAGTAAGACTATGACTCTCGAGaactctccttcatccgtTGCCGACCTCAAGGAATGGAACTTCGACGGTTCTTCCACCAACCAGGCCCCCGGTGACAACTCTGATGTCTTCCTC CGTCCTGttgccatcttcaaggacCCCTTCCGAGGTGGCGCCAACATTCTCGTTCTCTGTGAATGTTACGACAACGACGGTACCCCTAACAAGTCCAACTACCGAGCTCACTgcaagaaggtgatggaCGCCGCCAAGGACACAGAACCTTGGTTCGGTCTCGAGCAGGAATACACTCTCTTTGACGCCGATGGTCAAGTCTTTGGCTGGCCCAAGAACGGCTTCCCCGGTCCTCAGGGTCCTTACTACTGTGGTGTCGGTGCAGGCAAGGTGTTTGCTCGTGATTTTATCGAGGCTCACTAC AGGGCTTGTCTTTATGCCGGTGTCAAGATCTCTGGTATCAACGCCGAGGTCATGCCCTCTCAGTGGGAGTTCCAGGTTGGCCCTTGTCCCGGTATTGAGATGGGTGACCATCTCTGGATGGCCCGATTCCTCCTTCTTAGGATTGGTGAAGAGTGGGGTATCACT CCTTCCCTCCACCCTAAGCCTCTGAAGGGTGACTGGAACGGTGCTGGTTGCCACTCCAACTACTCCACCAAGGACATGCGAACACCCGGTAAGGGTATGGCTGCCATCGAGGATGCCATCAAGAGGCTTGAAAAGAAGCACCTTGAACACATTGCCGTTTACGGTGAAGATAATGACTTGCGGTTGACCGGCAAGCATGAGACTGCCTCAATGACCACCTTCTCTGCTGGTGTTGCCAACCGAGGTGCTTCTATTCGAATTCCCAGGCATGTCGGTGCCCAGGGTTACGGTTACATTGAAGATCGTCGACCCGCCTCTAACGTTGATCCTTACCGAGTCACA GCCATCCTCGTTGAGACCACCGTTCTTAACAACTAA
- a CDS encoding 3-isopropylmalate dehydrogenase, whose amino-acid sequence MADKTFKITILPGDGIGPEVVAEAVRVLETIVNHSDLKLDLKSYDFGGAAIDNHGVPLPDETLNACKEADAVLMGSVGGPKWGVGPVRPEQGILKLRKELGLYANIRPANFASESLLKQSPLKEDIARGTDIIVLRELIGGIYFGERQETNDEGVAWDQCIYSKPEIERITRVAAQIALAAEPPLPITSVDKANVLATSRLWRKTVTELMAKEYPQLKLEHQLVDSAAMIMIANPKKLNGVLLTENMFGDILSDESSVIPGSLGLLPSASLAGAPDPKSTTMGLYEPIHGSAPDIAGQGIANPIGTILSAAMMLRYSLGKGKEAALIEQAVQKVLDSNESGGFDYRTRDLGGQRSTKEVGDKVVEVLKGLLGA is encoded by the exons ATGGCTGACAAGAC CTTCAAGATCACTATCCTCCCTGGTGACGGTATCG GCCCCGAGGTCGTTGCTGAAGCTGTCCGAGTCCTCGAGACTATTGTCAACCACTCTGACCTCAAGCTTGATCTCAAATCTTACGACTTTGGTGGTGCCGCCATTGATAATCATGGTGTTCCCCTTCCTGACGAGACCCTCAACGCTTGTAAGGAGGCTGATGCCGTTTTGATGG GCTCTGTCGGTGGTCCCAAGTGGGGTGTTGGTCCTGTCCGTCCCGAACAGGGTATCCTCAAGCTCCGAAAGGAGCTTGGCCTTTATGCCAACATCCGTCCCGCCAACTTTGCTTCTGAGAGCTTGCTCAAGCAGTCTCCTTTGAAGGAAGACATCGCTAGGGGTACTGACATCATTGTTCTCCGTGAACTTATTGGTGGTATCT ACTTTGGTGAACGACAAGAGACCAACGATGAGGGTGTCGCCTGGGACCAATGTATTTACTCCAAGCCTGAAATTGAACGTATTACCAGAGTTGCTGCTCAAATCGCTCTGGCTGCCGAACCTCCGCTCCCCATCACCTCAGTCGACAAGGCCAACGTTCTGGCTACTTCCCGACTCTGGCGAAAGACAGTCACTGAACTCATGGCCAAGGAGTATCCCCAGCTCAAACTTGAGCACCAGCTAGTCGACTCTGCTGCCATGATCATGATCGCCAACCCCAAAAAGCTGAACGGTGTCCTCTTGACTGAGAATATGTTTGGTGACAT TCTTTCTGACGAAAGCTCTGTTATTCCCGGCTCCCTTGGTCTCCTCCCCTCCGCGTCTCTCGCCGGTGCCCCCGACCCCAAGTCTACCACCATGGGTCTTTATGAGCC TATCCACGGTTCCGCTCCCGACATTGCCGGTCAAGGTATCGCCAACCCCATCGGTACAATTCTTTCCGCCGCTATGATGCTTAGATACTCTCTCGGTAAGGGCAAAGAAGCCGCCCTCATCGAGCAAGCTGTGCAGAAGGTTCTTGACAGCAATGAATCCGGTGGTTTTGACTATCGAACAAGGGACTTGGGTGGCCAGAGGAGCACGAAGGAGGTCGGCGATAAGGTCGTTGAGGTGTTGAAGGGCCTTTTGGGCGCTTAA
- a CDS encoding T-complex protein 1, beta subunit → MNVFADEATEERGENARLSSFVGAMALGDLVKSTLGPKGMNKILQSASNSNITVTNDGATILKSIHLDNPAAKILVNISKVQDDEVGDGTTSVCVLASELLREAEKLVTVQKIHPQTVAEGYRIASRAALGALEASAVDNKDDNAKFREDLFNIARTTLSSKVLAQDKDYFANLAVDAVLRLKGSTDLEHIQVIKKVGGKLTDSYLDEGFILDKTIATNSPKRIENAKILIANTSMDTDKIKIFGARVRVDGTGKLAELERAEKEKMKAKVQAIASHGITCFVNRQLIYNYPESLLAEAGIMSIEHADFEGVERLALVTGGDIASTFDAPEKVKIGRCDVIEEIMIGEDKLIKFSGVAAAERSLHDALSVLSQTVKESRVTLGGGCAEMLMSCKVEEAARTVKGKKALAVEGFARALRQMPTILADNGGYDSSDLVTKLRAAHYEGHSDAGLDMDKGEIASMRQLGITESFKLKKQVVVSASEAAEMILRVDNILRSAPRRREAH, encoded by the exons ATGAACGTATTCGCGGACGAG GCTACTGAGGAAAGGGGCGAAAATGCTCGTCTTTCATCCTTCGTTGGCGCCATGGCCTTGGGTGACTTGGTCAAATCAACTCTGGGTCCCAAGGGCATGAACAAGATCTTAC AATCCGCTTCTAACAGTAACATCACCGTCACCAACGATGGTGCTACCATCCTCAAATCGATCCACCTTGACAATCCCGCCGCCAAAATCCTTGTCAACATCTCCAAAGttcaagatgatgaagtcgGAGACGGTACCACCTCTGTCTGTGTCCTTGCTTCCGAACTCTTGCGTGAAGCGGAAAAGCTCGTCACTGTTCAAAAAATTCACCCTCAAACAGTCGCTGAAGGCTACCGAATTGCCAGTAGGGCGGCCCTCGGAGCGCTCGAGGCGTCTGCTGTAGACAATAAAGACGACAATGCCAAGTTCAGAGAGGACTTGTTCAACATCGCGAGGACAACGTTGAGTAGTAAGGTACTGGCACAGGACAAAGATTACTTTGCGAATCTTGCCGTGGATGCTGttttgaggttgaaggGATCTACAGATTTGGAACATATTCAAGTTATCAAGAAAGTCGGAGGAAAGTTGACGGACTCTTATTTGGATGAGGGATTCATCCTAGACAAGACTATTGCGACCAATTCTCCTAAGCGAATAGAAAATGCCAAAATTTTGATCGCCAACACTT CTATGGACACTGATAAGATCAAAATTTTTGGTGCGAGAGTGCGAGTGGACGGTACCGGGAAGCTTGCCGAGCTCGAGCGTGCCGAAAAG gaaaagatgaaagcCAAGGTCCAGGCCATTGCCTCACATGGTATTACCTGTTTCGTCAATCGACAACTTATTTACAACTACCCAGAATCGCTTCTTGCTGAGGCTGGCATCATGTCAATTGAGCACGCTGACTTTGAAGGTGTTGAAAGATTGGCACTTGTGACTGGGGGTGACATAGCCTCCACTTTTGATGCCCCcgaaaaggtcaagattGGTCGATGTGACGTTATCGAAGAAATTATGATTGGCGAGGACAAGCTCATCAAATTCTCTGGTGTTGCCGCCG CCGAACGATCTTTGCATGATGCCCTTTCCGTCCTTTCTCAAACTGTCAAGGAGAGTCGTGTCACCCTTGGTGGTGGTTGTGCTGAGATGCTCATGTCTTgcaaggttgaggaggctgCACGGACtgtcaagggcaagaaggccCTTGCCGTTGAAGGGTTTGCCAGGGCTCTCAGGCAGATGCCTACCATTCTTGCCGACAACGGTGGTTATGACTCAAGTGATTTGGTGACCAAGTTAAGGGCGGCACATTACGAGGGACACTCCGATGCTGGTTTGGATATGGACAAGGGGGAGATCGCGTCTATGAGACAATTGGGAATCACAGAGTCTTtcaagttgaagaagcaggtTGTTGTCAGTGCGAGCGAGGCAGCAGAGATGATTTTGCG TGTGGATAACATCCTGCGCAGTGCCCCAAGACGGCGAGAGGCTCATTAA